The genome window GGCAGAAGATGTCGAAGTCGAAGGGCAACGTCATCGATCCCCTGGAACTGATCGACGAATACGGCGCCGACGCGCTGCGTTTCACCTTGGCGATCATGGCTGCGCAGGGCCGCGACGTGAAGCTCGATCCGGCCCGCATCGCCGGCTACCGCAATTTCGGCACCAAGCTCTGGAACGCCACGCGCTTCGCCGAGATGAACGGCGCCAAAAGCGACCCGCATTTCGTTCCTGAAGCCGCCGAACTCACCATCAATCGCTGGATCCTGACGGAGCTTGCCCGTACGGAACGTGACGTTACGGAAGCGCTCGAAGCCTTCCGCTTCAACGATGCCGCCGGCGCGCTCTATCGCTTCGTCTGGAACGAGGTCTGCGACTGGTATCTCGAGCTCCTGAAGCCTGTCTTCAACGGCGAGGATGAAGGCGCCAAGGCCGAGGCCCAGGCCTGCAGCGCCTATATTCTCGAAGAGATTTACAAGCTGCTGCATCCCTTCATGCCCTTCATGACCGAAGAGCTCTGGGCGCATACGGCCGGCGAGGGCAAGGAGCGCGACACACTGGTCTGCCATGCCGAATGGCCGTCGCCGTCTTATGCCGATGACGCGGCCGCCGACGAGATCAACTGGCTAATCGACCTCGTCTCCGGCATCCGCTCGGTGCGCGCCGAAATGAACGTGCCGCCATCGGCGACAGCCCCGCTCGTCGTCGTCAAGGCCAACAACCTGACGCGCGAAAGGCTGTTCCGCCACGACGCCGCCATCAAGCGGCTTGCGCGTGTGGAGGCGATATCGCTGGCCGACAATGCGCCGAAGGGCGCCGCTCAGATCGTCGTCGCCGAGGCCACGATCTGCCTGCCGCTCGGCAATCTAATCGACCTCTCCGCCGAAAAGGCTCGGCTTGAAAAAGCGATTGCCAAGATGGAAGCAGAGATCGCCCGCATCAACGGCAAGCTCTCCAACGAGAAGTTCGTCGCCAACGCCAATCCCGAAGTGGTGGAGGCCGAGCGCGAGCGCCTCGAAGAACTGAAGGGCCAGATCAGCAGCCTGAAGACCGCCCTTTCCAGGGTGAGCGAAGCCGGATAAGTTTCACCGTCCATTTTGGTAAGTTATTTCAAAGACGCGCCCCGCTGCGGGCGCGTCTTTTTGTCGTTTTGGGCGTGCATGATTCGGTCTGGAAAGCGGCCGGCTTCAGGCGCTGAGCCTGTGGATTGTGGCTTTACGGCAATCCGACCGGCGAAAACTGTCACTGTTGTCGGATTGATACAGCTTCCGCAATGTTTGGAATGAAAACCCAAAAGCCCATCTGAAAATCCAAAACTCTGGAATAAAATTTTATTAACCAGATTTTTTGACGTGTCCGTCAATTTCTTTACGTAAGTTGGCCGCTGCAATGCCTGGGAGCGCCGCCGTGGGGCGCGTTGCCATGGCGAGGAAACACTTACTAGAGTGGCGTGACATCAATTGCTGGAGTGGGGGAGACACAATGGCATCGCGTAGGTTTTCCAAGGGCGTAACGTCGCTGGTTCTTTTTTCGTCGCTTGCATCGCCGTCCTTCGCCGGCGGTCTGGAGCGCGGCGGATACAATATCGATCAGCTGTTCGATACGTCGCCTTTCTCATTTCAGTCGGGCGTGACCTACGTCACGCCGCAGCGCAGGCTGAAGGACGTCCGTGACACGAATACCTCCGTCTTCACCGGGGGTGGCAATCTGAACACCCGTCCAAACAGCGCCGATGAGACGGCGAATTACACCATTCCCTATATCGGCTTCAAAGCCGGCTTCGCCGATACGATCGACTGCCTCATCGACTATTCCGAGCCCTTTGGCGGGCATTCCAATCCCGGTATGAACTGGGCGGGCGCCAACAACAATATCGAAACCGAGATCAAAACCCGCAACTATGGCGGCACTTGCTCCTATCGCTTCGACGTCGGCCCGGGACAGCTTCGCTTCATTGGCGGCGCCTTCTATCAGGAAGTCGAGGGCTTCAAGGAGCGGTTAGTTTCCACGCTTCCGCTTCTGCTCGGCACCGGCAACGGCATCGGCCGCCTCGATCTCGAAGATAGCGGCTGGGGCTGGCGCGCCGGTCTGGCTTACGAGATCCCGGAATATGCGATGCGCGCGAGTCTCGTTTATAACAGCCGCGTCAAGTACGATAACCTGACCGGCACCGTTGATCTCCGTCAGGTTCCAGTTGTGCCGACATTTGGAGGTCAAGTCACGGACGTCTTCGGCTCTGCCGAAGCGCCGGATTCGCTGGAGCTGAAGTTGCAAAGCGGTATCGCTCCGGATTGGCTCGCCTTCGGATCGGTCAAGTGGACGAACTGGAGTGTCCTCCAATCTGTGCCTTTCTGCCCGAAGTCGACGAAAGGCCTCGCTGCCTGTACTTCCGGCGGTGCGACGGAGTTGACCTCGCTCGACCTTCTTTATCGCGACGGCTGGACGATCAGCGGTGGTGTCGGCCACAAGTTCAACGATCAGTGGGCAGGCGCCGTCAGCCTGACATGGGACCGCGGCACCAGCCAGGGCTATGGCACGCAGACCGACAGCTGGACGGTGGGCCTCGGTGCCGCCTACACGCCGACCGAACATATCGAATGGCGCTTTGCCGGTGCCGTGGGCGTGTTGACGAGCGGTTCGTCCGGCGTTGTGACCCAGAATGGCGTCACGTTTGGAGATGATGTCTCCTATTCCTTTGGCAACGATCTAGTTGCTGCACTGTCGACGAGCCTAAAGGTCAAGTTCTAATTCCACGATTTGAAGAATTGAGGAGCCCGGCACTGCCGGGCTCTTCTTTATTCGCGCCCGTTAATCATGCCATTTCCCGGTCCCGTTTTGTGACGATTCAGCAACACTTTTTTACGACGGTTTGCGTATGATAGCCGTGAGGCGAATTTGTCCATTTCCCGCCACAAAGAGGGAGCACCGCTATTTGCAGGCGAGGAGATGGCAGGCTTACGGTGCGTGTAGTTAGTAGCATGGGTCGATTTTTTTCCGGTAACAGCAGATCGCGCGATACGATTGGCAACAATCGTTTGTTTGTGGTCGTTTTGCTTTCCGCACAAGGCTGTTCCAGCCGCCAATCCGGCTCCGCGGCGACGCCGACGAGCCGTTCATTGTTGCGGTTTTCGCCCCGCTCGGATGAGCAGCCCGGCATTGCCGGAGATGTCGATACCGGTTTCGTCACATTTGCTGGTTACGAATGCGATAAAGGCGGGAAGGCGGATACCGCACCTGCTGAAAGAGTGCCACGGAGATTGCAGTCGGGCCATGCCGGGAGCCGGGTGGTTCTGAACGATGCGCTGAAAATACGGCCTTTGAGAAAGGGCCAGTGGGCTGGATGCGACGCGGGCAAAGGAGCCATGGAGCTCGCCGCGGGATCGCTCGCCTCGAAGACATACATCCGCGGAATGCACGGCGCCAGCGCCGCTGCCTCCTGCCTGTGATGAGCGAAAGAAATCGGTTGAAATGGTGACGTCCGAGTTCAAACTGTTCAAATTCATGCTGTTGGGCATGTCTATGGCCGTAGCGCTGGCGCTGTCCGGTCCGGTCCTCGCATTCGACATCAAGGCGGGCGTCAGCAAGGAATCCGGACCCTTCGATCTCTTCAAGTTCGGCTTCAAAGCCTATAAGAACGGACAGAAGGAAGAGGCCGTCGAAGCCTATAAATACGCCGCCGAAAAGGGGCACACCGGCTCGCGCTGGGCGCTCGCCAATATGTATGCCGACGGCGATGGCGTCACGCAGGATGATTTCGAAGCCTTCAAGATCTACAGCGAGATCGCCCAGCAGGGCGTCGAACCCGGCTCGGAAGATACCGGCTTCTTCGTCAACGCGCTGCTCTCGCTCGCCAATTATTACAAGCACGGCATTTCAGGCAGTCCGGTCCGGATCGACCTCAGCCAGGCACGCCAGCTTTATTTTCAGGTCGCCTCCACCTTTGGCGTTCCCGAGGCGCAGTTCCAGCTGGCGCAGATGATGCTGGCCGGCGAGGGCGGCAATGCCAGCCCGCAGCAGGCGAAGAAATGGCTGAACCAGGCCCGCAAGAGCGGTCATCCCGGCGCCATGGCGGTCTTCGGCAATATTCTTTTCGACGAAGGCCAGACAGCCCGTGGCCTGGCGCTGATGACGGCGGCACTCGACCGCTGCAAGCCGAAGGATTGCAGCTGGATGGAAGCGCTGCAGGAACAGGCCTTCTCAGTTGCCAACGAGGCCGACCGCCGCACGGCGGTATCCCTCTCGCACAACATCGCGACCGGCTCCGACGATTGAGGTTGAGCCTCAGGCGACCTGAGGCGGGAGCCTCAAGCGGCGAAATCGAAATAGGCGATAACAGGCACGTGGTCGGACGGCTTTTCCCAGGCCCGCACGTGTTTTTCGATCGCAGCCGACGTCATCCGGTCGGCAGCTTCCGGCGACAGCAGCAGATGGTCGATGCGGATGCCGTTGTTCTTCGGCCAGGCGCCGGCCTGATAATCCCAGAAGGAATAGAACTGCGTCGCATCCGTCGTCGCGCGCACCGCATCCGTCAGCCCGAGATTTTCGAGCTTGCGGAACGCCTCCCGCGTCTGCGGCAGAAACAGCGCGTCGTTTTCCCAGACCTTGGGGTCGAAGCAGTCGTGCGGTTCCGGAATGACATTGTAATCGCCGGCAAGGACCAGCATCTCTTCATAGGCCAGCCGCTCGGCGGCAAACGTCCGCAGGCGCTCCATCCAGGCGAGCTTGTAGGGATACTTCTCCGTGTCGACGGGATTGCCGTTCGGCAGGTAGAGGCAGCAGACGCGCAGGATCCGCGTGTCGGGCAGTGTGAACACCGCTTCGAGGAAGCGCGACTGTTCGTCGAGCGGATCGCCGGGCAAGCCGCGGTTCACTTCGAAAGGTGAACTCTTGGAGAGGATCGCCACGCCATTGAAGCCCTTCTGGCCGTGCGTCTCGACGTGATAGCCGAGCGCCTCGATCTCCAGCCGGGGAAAGCCTTCGTCGACCGTCTTGATCTCCTGCAGGCAGACGATATCCGGATCGGAATCCTTGAGCCATTGCGTGAGATTGTCGATGCGCGCCTTGACGCCGTTGATGTTCCAGGTCGCGATCTTCATGGCTCTCCCGTTCCCGTCATTGCATGTCGCCCCATTGTTGCATGTCGTCCGGCGTGTGTTTCGAAGCGCGACGCGCTTCTTTTATCGCGGTCTTTTACAACAGGACAAGACGATAAACCGGCCGAGAACAATTCTTCGGCCGGTTCGATGGGGGAATGCGATGCGCCTGGATGTTCAGATCGAGAAGCTGGTGCCGCAACCGCAGCTCGCCACCGCATTCGGGTTCTTGATCTGGAAGGATTGACCCAGCAGATTGTCGACGAAGTCGATCTCCGAGCCGGCCATGTAGACGAGCGACAGGCTGTCGATCAGCACTTTGGCATTGTTCTTTTCGACGACGACGTCGTCGTCACCAGCGCCGTCGGCAAGATCGAACTTGTAGGAAAAGCCCGAACAGCCGCCGCCTTCGACGGAAACGCGCAGGGCGCTCTTGCCGGCTTCGGCGCCGACGATCGCAGCGATACGCTTTGCTGCGGCATCTGAAAGGGTTACACTCGTATCCGTCATGTTTCCTCCTGCCGGGGTCAAGATCCGGAGAGAATGGGTTTTGGCACTCAAATGTTCAAATGCCTGATATCAAACAAACTTATCATGATCTTCGAAAAAAGGCCATGATGCGCCGAAGCGGTAAAAAAGCGCCTCTTTGCCGTTTGGTCGGGCTATAGGTATGAAGAGCGCAAAGCGGCGTCAATGGGCAGATGCGCCAACATGCAGGATGACGGTGAAGAATGACGATCGATACGCGTGCTTTAGGTTTCGGCAGCAGTGAAAGAGCGGTCTATGCGGCCGACCCCTGGACGACGCGCGGACGGCTTTATCCGGAGGACGGAAGCCCGACGCGCTCCGATTTCCAGCGCGACCGCGACCGCATCGTCCACACCACCGCCTTTCGCCGGCTGAAGCATAAGACCCAGGTCTTCATCGCCCAGGACGGCGATCACTACCGCACCCGGCTGACGCACACGATCGAGGTGGCGCAGATTGCCCGCGCGCTCGCCCGCGCCCTGAAGCTCGACGAGGATCTGGCCGAGGGCGTGGCGCTGGTCCACGATTTCGGCCACACGCCGTTCGGCCATACCGGCGAGGACGCGCTGCACGAGGTGCTACTGCCCTATGGCGGCTTCGACCACAATGCACAATCGCTGCGCATCGTGACCAAGCTGGAGCGGCGTTATGCCGAATTCGACGGCATCAACCTGACCTGGGAAAGCCTCGAAGGTCTCGTCAAGCATAATGGGCCGCTGCTGACACCCGATGGCGTGGGTACACGCGGCCCGGTTCCGCAGCCGATCCTCGATTATTGCGAACTGCACGATCTTGAGCTTGCGACCTATGCCAGCCTGGAGGCCCAGGTCGCCGCAATCGCCGACGACATCGCCTATAACACCCACGATATCGACGACGGCCTGCGCTCCGGCTACCTGACTTTCGATATGCTCGAGGAAATCCCGTTCCTTGCCGGGCTGATGGCCGAGGTGAGGGCACGATACCCGCATCTGGAGCCGAGCCGTTTCACCCATGAAATCATGCGCCGGCAGATCACCCGCATGGTCGAAGACGTGATCGGCGTGGCGCAGCAGCGCCTTTCCCTGCTGCGCCCCGGGAGCGCAACCGACATCCGCGGCGCCGACCGGGTTGTTGCCACCTTCTCCGAGGGGATGGCCGAAACCGACCGGCAGATCAAGGCGATGCTCTTCAAGCGCATCTATCGCAATCCCGATATCATGCGCATCCGCGCCGGTGCGGCCCAGATCGTCACCGATCTCTTTGCCGCCTACATGGCCAATCCCAAGGAGATGCAGAGCCATTACTGGGTCGATCATATTGCCGGCCTCTCCGATGCGCCGAAGGCCCGCCACGTCGGCGATTATCTCGCCGGTATGACCGACACCTACGCGATCAGCGCCCACAGGCGATTGTTTGACCACACTCCGGATTTGCGATAGGCAGCGGTCGCCCAGCCAAGGGCCGATTTGAGCTTTTGGCACAGCCTATGCATGGAAGAGTGCGATGAACCTTTTTACCGACTTCGAAGCCAGGATCAAAACCGCCCTTGAACAGATCGATCTGGTCAGGGAAAAGCGATCCGAGCTCGATTTCGGCCGCATCGCCGTCGAGCCGCCGCGTGACGCGAGCCACGGAGATGTCGCCACCAATGCCGCAATGGTGCTGGCAAAACCGCTCGGAACCAACCCGCGCGCGCTGGCCGACGTCATCATCGCCAAGCTGAAGGAGGATGCCGACGTCGCCGATGTTTCGGTCGCGGGTCCCGGTTTCATCAACATTCGGCTCGCCGTCGGTTACTGGCAGCGGCTGCTCGCCGCTATGATCGGCGCCAGCACCGATTACGGCCGCTCGACGCTCGGCGCGGGCAGGAAGGTCAACGTCGAATATGTCTCGGCCAATCCGACCGGCCCGATGCATGTCGGCCATTGCCGCGGCGCCGTCGTCGGCGATGCGCTGGCCAACCTGCTCGCCTTTGCCGGCTACGGCGTCGAGAAGGAATATTACATCAACGATGCCGGCTCGCAGATCGACGTGCTCGCCCGTTCCGTCTTCCTGCGCTATCGCGAAGCGCTCGGCGAAAAGATCGGCGAAATCCCCTCGGGTCTTTATCCGGGTGACTATCTGGTGCCCGTCGGCCAGTCGCTTGCCGCCGATTATGGCGTGCGGTTGCACAACATGCCGGAAGACCAATGGATGCCGATCGTCAAGGACCGCACAATCGATGCGATGCTGGTGATGATCCGCGAAGATCTGGCGGCGCTGAACGTCCATCACGACGTCTTCTTCTCCGAGCGTACGCTGCATGCCAATGGCGCGGCCGCGATCCGCACGGCAATCAACGACCTGACCTTCAAGGGCTATGTCTACAAGGGCACGCTGCCGCCGCCGAAGGGCCAGCTTGCCGAGGACTGGGAGGATCGCGAGCAGACGCTGTTCCGCTCGACCGAAGTGGGCGACGACATGGACCGGCCGCTGATCAAGTCGGACGGCTCCTACACCTATTTCGCCGCCGACGTCGCCTACTTCAAGAACAAGTTCGATCGTGGTTTCGACGAAATGATCTATGTGCTCGGCGCCGACCATGGCGGCTACGTCAAGCGCCTGGAAGCGGTTGCACGCGGCGTGTCGGATGGTAAGGCGAAACTGACGGTGCTGCTCTGCCAGCTCGTCAAGCTCTATCGCAACGGCGAGCCGGTGAAGATGTCGAAACGTTCGGGCGATTTCGTCACGCTTCGGGATGTCGTCGAGGAAGTCGGCCGTGATTCGGTCCGTTTCATGATGCTTTACCGCAAGAATTCCGAACCGCTCGACTTCGATTTCGCCAAAGTGACGGAACAGTCGAAAGATAATCCGGTTTTTTACGTGCAGTATGCGCATGCCCGCTGCATGTCGGTCTTTCGGCAGGCGAGGGAGGCTTTTCCCGACCTCGAAGTTTCACCCGAGCAACTCGCGAAAACCGTTGCAGGCATTGGCGATCCGGCCGAATTGCAGCTCGTCGCCAAGCTTGCTGAATTCCCGCGGATCATCGAAGCGGCGGCCCAGTCGCAGGAGCCCCATCGCGTCGCTTTTTACCTCTACGACCTCGCCAGTTCGTTCCACGCGCACTGGAACAAAGGTAAAGATCAGCCGGAATTACGATTTGTTAATGATAAAAACCGAGAATCAAGTATTGCCAGACTTGGGCTGGTGTACGCCGTCGCGTCGGTTTTGAAGTCGGGACTTGCCATTACAGGCACTGCCGCACCGGACGAAATGCGATAACGTCACCATTTCCCCACATTGCGCTGGCATTTGAGCGTTGGCGTTTGCGAGTGGGATAGGCATGGCTGAGAAACAACTTGCGTATGATGCGCGCGGAAAAGGCGATCTGTTTGCCGACGACGATCCGTTGGCTGAACTTGCCCGGATCGTCGGCTTCGAGCCGCGTGTTGCAGCAAATACGACGACCGAAGCGCGGCGCGAGCCTGCCCTCGATCTCGAGGATGAGCTTGGCCGCGAGTTCGATCGTTACGATTCGCCACGTCCGCTCGCAGAGCTTGACCGGCCCGCCGAGCCGATCTCTGATGACGTCGCTCCTGACGATTACATCGAGCCCGCGCTCGATGTTTCTCCCGCTGCCGAGAGAGCGGAGGTTGCCGAGCCGGCTTCCGTCACCTCCGTTGAAGCTGAGGAAGCAGTTGAGCCCGCCGCAAGCAACTGGGACGCGGTCGACGACGACCGGGCGGTCCGGTCGCAGCAGCTTGCCGTCGAGCCTGCCGGGGCATCGGTGCAATCGGCCTTCGGCGGTGCACGTGACCTGATCGAGGAGCTTGAGCTGTCGATCGGCACTGCTCCGGTCTCTTCGCTGCCGCAGCCCGCCAAGGCGCCGCAATGGTCGGCCGCCAGCATCAGGCTGCCGCTTGCCAATTTCCACGCCGCAAAACGCGAGGAAACGGTTGTTCCGCCGGTGTCTGCGGCCGAAGCTATCGCAGCAGCGCCGGTGGCTGAAGCGCCGTACGTCGATCTTCCCGCTGCAGAGCCGCAGCTAGTGATCGAGCCGACCGCCCCCGTCGTCGAGCAGTTGGCCCCCGTCGTCGCTGTCGAGCCGTCTGAGGAATTCGAATCCGCGTCTCCATCGCTTGGCTTCCCCGCCGAACTCGATCGCCATGACGAGGTGATCGCGTCGGAAGAGCCTGCCGAGGCCGAAGACTTCGTCGAAATCGAAGACGAGTTGGAAGATTTCGGGTCAGACGCCGGTTTTGATCTCATCGCCGCCGCTGTCGAAGGCGAGATCCAGGCCGATGCTGCGCTGACCGAGGTCGTGCCCGAGGTTCCGCACACCGCCGGCACTTTCGATCTTGACGACCTGCTCGCCGACGTCTCGCGTTATCCGGTGCCGCAACGCCCCAATCCGCCGCCTGTTTCGCCTCAGGACACATCGATCGAGGCAGTCCCCTTCGCTGCCGCTCCCGTTGCCGCCGCATTTGCCCAGCCGCAAGTGACCGCGCCCGCACCGGTCGCTGCTGCAACCGTCCGGCCGGCTACGATCGAGCCGGTTCCCGCCAATGCAGCTGGAGCCGCAAGGCCGGTCGCGCCGCAGCTTGCCGAGGTCATTGCGCCCCAGCCTGCCGCAACGGCACATTCGCAGGCGCCACAGCCTGTAACTGAAGCCGACGACCCCTTCGCCGGCCACGATTTCGAGCTGGATCTTGCCGGCATCGAACTTGAACTCGCCGATCTCGATTTCTCCGAGCAGATCGAAGCTGCGCCCCAGCCGATAACCCCTGCGCCGCAGCAGGTCGCCGCCGTCGCTCCGCGGCCCGCTCCCGTTTTTGCGCCTGAGCCGCTAACTCCGGCTTTTCAGCCGTCCGCCGCCTCTGCACGGCCGGCTCCGGCCGTCGTTCCTGAGCCGCAGGCGCCGGCTCCTGCTCCGGTTTTTAACTGGGCGGCGCCTGCCGCCGACTCCACCGAAGATCTGCCATTCGATCCGGCGATGATCTCCGATCCGGAGGAGCGTCCTGAGACGGTCGAGGACATGCACGTGCCGGCGCTGCCGCCGGTCGAGCAGCCCGCGCCGGTCGCGAAAACGCAGGATTTGGATTTCGATCTCGACGCGGAGATCGCGAGCTTCTTCGAGCCGGCCAAGCCGCGGGAGAACCCGGCGCCGGCCAGGGATACGGCCGCCGCCACGGCAAAGCAGGTCAAGCCCACCATCGCCGATGGCCTTGACGATTTCGAGCGGGCGCTGGAGGAGGATTTCCGCCGCAGCGTGCGCGAGCCGGTCGAGCGCCGCGAGACCTCCGAGGTCCGGATTGAATCGGCAAGCCAGGCGGCTGATTTCAGCCGTGCCCGGTCGATGCGCCGGCTGCTTGCCGGAGCCGTCGCGCTCGTCGTCTTCGCCGGTGTCGGTTATGGTGTCTATTCCTCCGTCTGGAACGGCGAGGGGCTCGGCATTGTCGCAACCGGCGAGCCGCGCGTGATCGTTGCCGACAAGGAGCCGGTCAAGGTCGTTCCGGAAAATCCCGGCGGCAAGACCGTGCCGAACCAGGACAAGGCCGTCTACGACCGCGTTGCCGGTTCTGCTGAGGAGCCGAAGCAGAAGGCGCTCGTGTCTTCCGACGAGGCGCCCGTCGATGTCGTCCAGCGCACGCTGACACCGGAATCCTTGCCTGAGGACGACGAGAACGCCAACGCCGGCGATCAGGTCACGCCGACCGCGGTCGGTGAGACGGAGGATCCGCGTCTGCTGCCGAACCAGGACGGCGCCGGCAACGCCGCGGCAAGCGATACCGACAAGACGCCGTCCGTTTCGCCGCGCAAGGTCCGCACGATGATCGTCAAGCCTGACGGCACCCTGGTCGCCCGTGAGGAGCCGGAGCCCGTCGACCAGCCGACTCCGTCTGCCCAGGCGACGCAGTCTGCCCAGGCGACACAGTCTGCCAAGGCGACCCCGTCTGCCCAGCCGACGCCCGCGGCTCTACCGCCGCTGACGGCCCAGACGACCCCATCGACCCCGCCGGTCGCTGGAACGGCCGCAAGCTTCCCGGCGAGCGCCGAGGTTGCTTCCGCCGATGCGCGTTCCGCAGCGCCCGCCGAAGCCGCGCCGCCGCTTGCCAATGCCGACGCGCAGGCCGCAAATCCCGCCCCGGTCGAGCCGCCGGTGCGTCCGGTCAAGACCGCGGCGATTGGTGATACGGCGCCGATCCCGACCGCCCGCCCGGTCGATCAGCCCGTCAACGTCGTCGGCACCGTGACCGAGAAGGGCAATGTCCGCCCGCCGGCACAGCAGCCCAAGGCCGCACAGCAGACGACGACTGAGGTCGCGGCCGCGGCACCGGTTGCCGCAAAGCCGCAGCCGGCCGCGTCGGCCGGCGGCTACGGCATCCAGATCGCCTCGCTGCCGTCGGAAGACGAGGCGAACAAATCCTATGCCAATCTGTCGAAGAAATTCGCCGGCGTGCTGGGTGGCCGCGCTCACGAGATTCGCAGGGCCGATATCGCCGGCAAGGGCACCTTCTACCGCGTCCGTATTCCGGCCGGCTCCAAGGACGAGGCCGCGGCGCTCTGCGAACAGTATCGTGCGGCGGGCGGAAGCTGCCTGATCTCCAAATAGGATCGGTTCTGAATACAGCATCAAGAGCGGCGGGCCGGATCGGTCCGCCGCTCTTTTTTGTGCATCGCGCTGGACCTTGCTCGCATTTGGCGGGGCGCCGTCTATGATTCTGACATGACCGAATCAAAAGCGATGATCCTTGGCTGCAGCGGCCTTGCCCTCACATCCGAAGAGAAGGCCTTTTACCGGGGCGAGCGGCCCTGGGGCTTCATCCTCTTCGGGCGCAACATCTCCGAAGCCGAGCAGATCACCGATCTCGTCGCCGAACTGCGCGACAGCGTCGGCTGGCATGCACCGGTGTTGATCGACCAGGAGGGCGGTCGCGTCCAGCGCATCCGGCCGCCGGTTTTCTCCCGCTATCCCTCAGGCCAGGCGCTCGGCGATCTCTATCGCCGCGATCCGGCGCTCGGCCTGCGTGCCGCCTGGCTGATGTCGCGGCTGCATGCCTTCGACCTTTCCAGCCTCGGCATCGATGTCGACTGCCTGCCGGTGCTCGACGTGCCGGTCGAGGGCAGCAGCAACGTCATCGGCGACCGTGCCTATGGCGGCGATCCCGAGACCGTTATCGCCATGGGCCGGGCGGCTGCCGAAGGGCTGAAGGCCGGCGGCCTGTTGCCTGTCATGAAGCATATGCCCGGCCACGGCCGCGGCTTTGCGGATTCACATCTGGAGCTGCCTGTCGTCACCGTCTCGCGCGATGA of Rhizobium sp. BT04 contains these proteins:
- a CDS encoding OmpP1/FadL family transporter; the encoded protein is MASRRFSKGVTSLVLFSSLASPSFAGGLERGGYNIDQLFDTSPFSFQSGVTYVTPQRRLKDVRDTNTSVFTGGGNLNTRPNSADETANYTIPYIGFKAGFADTIDCLIDYSEPFGGHSNPGMNWAGANNNIETEIKTRNYGGTCSYRFDVGPGQLRFIGGAFYQEVEGFKERLVSTLPLLLGTGNGIGRLDLEDSGWGWRAGLAYEIPEYAMRASLVYNSRVKYDNLTGTVDLRQVPVVPTFGGQVTDVFGSAEAPDSLELKLQSGIAPDWLAFGSVKWTNWSVLQSVPFCPKSTKGLAACTSGGATELTSLDLLYRDGWTISGGVGHKFNDQWAGAVSLTWDRGTSQGYGTQTDSWTVGLGAAYTPTEHIEWRFAGAVGVLTSGSSGVVTQNGVTFGDDVSYSFGNDLVAALSTSLKVKF
- the argS gene encoding arginine--tRNA ligase, which produces MNLFTDFEARIKTALEQIDLVREKRSELDFGRIAVEPPRDASHGDVATNAAMVLAKPLGTNPRALADVIIAKLKEDADVADVSVAGPGFINIRLAVGYWQRLLAAMIGASTDYGRSTLGAGRKVNVEYVSANPTGPMHVGHCRGAVVGDALANLLAFAGYGVEKEYYINDAGSQIDVLARSVFLRYREALGEKIGEIPSGLYPGDYLVPVGQSLAADYGVRLHNMPEDQWMPIVKDRTIDAMLVMIREDLAALNVHHDVFFSERTLHANGAAAIRTAINDLTFKGYVYKGTLPPPKGQLAEDWEDREQTLFRSTEVGDDMDRPLIKSDGSYTYFAADVAYFKNKFDRGFDEMIYVLGADHGGYVKRLEAVARGVSDGKAKLTVLLCQLVKLYRNGEPVKMSKRSGDFVTLRDVVEEVGRDSVRFMMLYRKNSEPLDFDFAKVTEQSKDNPVFYVQYAHARCMSVFRQAREAFPDLEVSPEQLAKTVAGIGDPAELQLVAKLAEFPRIIEAAAQSQEPHRVAFYLYDLASSFHAHWNKGKDQPELRFVNDKNRESSIARLGLVYAVASVLKSGLAITGTAAPDEMR
- the exoR gene encoding exopolysaccharide production regulator ExoR, encoding MVTSEFKLFKFMLLGMSMAVALALSGPVLAFDIKAGVSKESGPFDLFKFGFKAYKNGQKEEAVEAYKYAAEKGHTGSRWALANMYADGDGVTQDDFEAFKIYSEIAQQGVEPGSEDTGFFVNALLSLANYYKHGISGSPVRIDLSQARQLYFQVASTFGVPEAQFQLAQMMLAGEGGNASPQQAKKWLNQARKSGHPGAMAVFGNILFDEGQTARGLALMTAALDRCKPKDCSWMEALQEQAFSVANEADRRTAVSLSHNIATGSDD
- the erpA gene encoding iron-sulfur cluster insertion protein ErpA, with protein sequence MTDTSVTLSDAAAKRIAAIVGAEAGKSALRVSVEGGGCSGFSYKFDLADGAGDDDVVVEKNNAKVLIDSLSLVYMAGSEIDFVDNLLGQSFQIKNPNAVASCGCGTSFSI
- a CDS encoding deoxyguanosinetriphosphate triphosphohydrolase, whose protein sequence is MTIDTRALGFGSSERAVYAADPWTTRGRLYPEDGSPTRSDFQRDRDRIVHTTAFRRLKHKTQVFIAQDGDHYRTRLTHTIEVAQIARALARALKLDEDLAEGVALVHDFGHTPFGHTGEDALHEVLLPYGGFDHNAQSLRIVTKLERRYAEFDGINLTWESLEGLVKHNGPLLTPDGVGTRGPVPQPILDYCELHDLELATYASLEAQVAAIADDIAYNTHDIDDGLRSGYLTFDMLEEIPFLAGLMAEVRARYPHLEPSRFTHEIMRRQITRMVEDVIGVAQQRLSLLRPGSATDIRGADRVVATFSEGMAETDRQIKAMLFKRIYRNPDIMRIRAGAAQIVTDLFAAYMANPKEMQSHYWVDHIAGLSDAPKARHVGDYLAGMTDTYAISAHRRLFDHTPDLR
- the xth gene encoding exodeoxyribonuclease III encodes the protein MKIATWNINGVKARIDNLTQWLKDSDPDIVCLQEIKTVDEGFPRLEIEALGYHVETHGQKGFNGVAILSKSSPFEVNRGLPGDPLDEQSRFLEAVFTLPDTRILRVCCLYLPNGNPVDTEKYPYKLAWMERLRTFAAERLAYEEMLVLAGDYNVIPEPHDCFDPKVWENDALFLPQTREAFRKLENLGLTDAVRATTDATQFYSFWDYQAGAWPKNNGIRIDHLLLSPEAADRMTSAAIEKHVRAWEKPSDHVPVIAYFDFAA